The following proteins are co-located in the Rippkaea orientalis PCC 8801 genome:
- a CDS encoding STAS domain-containing protein, protein MLNIVRPSGVLDSTQGINFRKEINHLINNNATIIIVDFQNVTFMDSSGLGALVLSLKMAKSHGTKLFLCSINDQIRMLLELTSMDKIFEIFPNLETLKQQISQS, encoded by the coding sequence ATGCTGAATATTGTTCGACCTTCTGGTGTTTTAGATAGTACGCAAGGGATTAATTTTCGCAAGGAAATTAATCACTTGATTAATAATAATGCCACAATTATTATCGTTGATTTCCAAAATGTTACCTTTATGGATAGTTCTGGTTTAGGGGCATTAGTGTTATCTTTAAAGATGGCAAAATCCCATGGAACTAAGCTGTTTCTTTGTTCTATTAACGATCAAATCCGGATGTTATTGGAATTAACCAGTATGGATAAAATTTTTGAAATATTCCCCAACCTAGAAACTCTAAAACAACAAATTTCTCAGAGTTAA
- a CDS encoding SpoIIE family protein phosphatase, with product MAQILVIDDDPTICLLLQRTLTRSGYEVICVNNGQDGLIKAQELCPDLIICDWVMPGLNGLEVCSQVKTFPELATTFFILLTSLGSVEDRVKGLDAGADDFLCKPIEMNELIARVRSGLRLHELSQDLKEQKQLLEAELAEAADYVTSILPEPLTSTSLSIDTRFFPSRQLGGDGFDYFWLDEDHLAIYLLDVSGHGLRAALPSLSVINLLRSQQLSFVDYYEPSNVLSALNQSFQMTYRNDKYFTIWYGVYNQKNRCLIYSSAGHPPAILLETKENKIIKQQLLKTPGFPIGMFLDAHYIDQELVVNSSSSLYIFSDGIYEMEQVDGTVLGLTELTEILKEYQLYSSGDLDLLLASLKCRHGQDLFEDDLSIIQIDFS from the coding sequence ATGGCTCAAATTCTTGTTATTGATGATGATCCGACTATTTGCTTATTACTGCAACGGACGTTAACCCGTAGTGGTTATGAAGTGATTTGTGTCAATAACGGTCAAGATGGTTTGATAAAAGCTCAGGAATTATGCCCAGATTTGATTATCTGTGATTGGGTGATGCCTGGACTCAATGGACTCGAAGTCTGCTCTCAAGTCAAAACTTTTCCCGAATTAGCGACGACTTTTTTTATTTTACTAACTTCTTTAGGATCAGTTGAAGATCGGGTTAAGGGGTTAGATGCGGGAGCCGATGATTTCTTGTGTAAACCCATTGAAATGAATGAATTAATTGCTAGGGTACGATCAGGGTTAAGACTTCATGAACTCAGTCAAGATTTAAAAGAACAAAAACAACTTCTAGAAGCTGAGTTAGCTGAAGCGGCTGACTATGTGACTTCGATTTTACCTGAGCCGTTAACGTCAACATCCTTAAGTATTGATACTCGTTTTTTTCCTTCTCGTCAACTGGGGGGAGATGGGTTTGATTATTTTTGGTTAGATGAGGATCATCTCGCTATTTATCTTTTAGATGTTTCTGGTCATGGTTTACGCGCAGCTTTACCGTCTCTTTCTGTCATTAATTTATTGCGTTCTCAGCAATTAAGTTTTGTGGATTATTATGAACCAAGTAATGTCTTGTCAGCCTTGAATCAATCTTTTCAGATGACCTATCGTAATGACAAATATTTTACGATTTGGTATGGAGTCTATAATCAAAAAAATCGTTGTCTGATCTACTCTAGTGCTGGTCATCCTCCGGCAATTTTATTAGAAACTAAGGAAAACAAAATTATTAAACAACAACTTTTGAAAACCCCTGGATTTCCCATTGGAATGTTTTTGGATGCTCATTACATTGACCAAGAATTAGTGGTTAATTCGTCTTCCAGTCTTTATATTTTTAGTGATGGAATTTATGAAATGGAACAAGTTGACGGAACAGTTTTAGGGCTAACTGAATTGACAGAAATACTCAAGGAATATCAACTTTATTCCTCAGGAGACTTAGATCTATTGCTTGCTTCCTTGAAATGTCGTCACGGACAAGATCTTTTTGAGGATGATTTGTCGATTATTCAAATTGATTTTTCTTAA
- a CDS encoding ATP-binding protein, with protein sequence MIKTDLKALDQVLSRFEQLNQPWIPRRDWLQCQLALAEGFTNAVRHAHKNLPFETPIEIDLKLNQHSLEIRIIDCGPPFDLDGFLQSAKNQEDQMADHGRGLPILQKIAAHLSYSRLDDHHNCLLIIKNFYES encoded by the coding sequence GTGATTAAAACTGACCTAAAAGCACTAGACCAAGTTTTATCTCGTTTTGAACAGCTTAATCAACCGTGGATTCCTAGAAGAGATTGGTTGCAGTGTCAACTCGCTTTGGCGGAAGGCTTTACCAATGCAGTGCGCCACGCTCATAAAAATCTGCCCTTCGAGACTCCTATTGAAATAGACCTTAAACTCAATCAACACAGCTTGGAAATCCGTATTATTGACTGCGGACCCCCTTTTGATCTTGATGGGTTTCTGCAGTCTGCCAAAAATCAAGAGGATCAGATGGCTGACCACGGGCGAGGTCTTCCTATTTTACAAAAAATTGCTGCCCATTTAAGCTATTCTCGCCTTGATGATCATCACAATTGTCTATTGATTATTAAGAACTTCTACGAATCCTAA
- a CDS encoding NYN domain-containing protein, which yields MDATTNCICPKERLSIFVDGNNMFYAQQKNSWFFDPRRVLEYFTNDPTITLVNAFWYTGLKDSQDQRGFRDALISLGYTVRTKILKEYYDDTSGRYSQKANLDIEIVVDMFNTVDQYDRVILFSGDGDFERAIELLRSKSTHITVVSTEGMIARELRNATDRYIDLNDIRPHIEKLDL from the coding sequence ATGGATGCTACGACTAACTGTATCTGTCCGAAGGAGCGTCTGTCTATATTTGTTGATGGTAATAATATGTTTTATGCTCAACAAAAAAATAGTTGGTTTTTTGATCCCAGAAGGGTTTTAGAGTATTTTACCAATGATCCTACCATAACTTTAGTCAATGCTTTTTGGTATACGGGCTTGAAAGATTCTCAAGACCAGCGAGGTTTTCGAGACGCTTTAATCAGTTTAGGATATACAGTCCGAACCAAAATTCTTAAAGAATATTACGATGATACTTCAGGACGTTATTCCCAAAAAGCTAATCTTGATATCGAAATTGTTGTGGATATGTTTAATACCGTTGATCAATATGATCGCGTTATTTTATTTAGTGGAGATGGAGATTTTGAACGGGCGATCGAACTATTACGATCAAAAAGTACCCATATTACGGTTGTTTCTACGGAGGGAATGATTGCCCGAGAATTGAGGAATGCTACTGATCGCTACATCGATCTTAACGATATTCGCCCCCATATTGAAAAACTCGATCTATAG
- a CDS encoding acyl-CoA thioesterase — MNDYTRTIRLSDTDAAGVVYFASLLSICHEAYEASLEASGIDLKSFFRDSEVVIPIVHAEIDFFRPLYSGDRIIITLTTLQLKDTEFEITYQVGLVAPQSSLIAKAKTRHVAINPQTRQRTPLSESLMQWLKSTENSE, encoded by the coding sequence ATGAATGATTATACCCGAACCATTCGTTTATCCGATACCGATGCCGCAGGAGTGGTCTATTTTGCGTCCCTACTGTCCATTTGTCACGAAGCTTACGAAGCGTCCCTAGAAGCATCAGGAATTGACCTAAAAAGCTTTTTTCGGGATTCAGAGGTGGTTATTCCGATTGTTCACGCAGAAATTGACTTTTTCCGTCCCTTATATTCAGGCGATCGCATCATCATTACCCTAACTACGCTACAGTTAAAGGATACCGAGTTTGAGATAACCTATCAAGTCGGATTAGTAGCCCCTCAATCCTCTTTGATAGCTAAAGCAAAAACTCGTCACGTCGCTATTAACCCACAAACCAGACAAAGAACCCCCTTATCGGAGTCTCTGATGCAATGGCTAAAATCAACAGAGAATAGTGAATAG
- a CDS encoding sulfurtransferase — MSQQSSIVSCEWLAGELSNPQVVIIDCRFRLGQPDWGEQAYQIAHIPGAYYLNLDQDLSSPVATHGGRHPLPDLSHLAEKLASMGIVFGETLVVAYDDMRFAFASRLWWLLRYLGHENVALLDGGWTAWEKQGYPVTNDPCKARSGAFSPKVHTDWIVDIEGVKTRKHLPSVVLVDSRDSDRYRGEHEPIDPIAGHIEGAINSPWKQVTNEQGYLLPFEQLQTLWQDYQNAQEIIVYCGSGVTACVNLFCLDLVGIPNAKLYPGGWSDWCSYLV, encoded by the coding sequence ATGTCTCAACAGTCCTCTATTGTCTCCTGTGAATGGCTTGCTGGCGAATTGTCTAATCCCCAAGTCGTGATTATTGATTGTCGCTTTCGTCTGGGACAACCCGACTGGGGAGAACAAGCTTATCAAATCGCCCATATCCCAGGTGCGTATTATCTCAATTTAGACCAAGATTTATCGTCACCCGTGGCAACCCATGGGGGACGACATCCCTTACCGGATCTCTCTCATTTGGCTGAAAAATTAGCGTCTATGGGGATTGTTTTCGGGGAAACCCTAGTGGTAGCCTACGATGATATGCGGTTTGCCTTTGCCTCCCGACTCTGGTGGTTACTACGGTATTTAGGCCATGAAAACGTTGCCTTACTTGATGGGGGGTGGACTGCTTGGGAAAAACAAGGTTATCCCGTAACTAATGACCCTTGTAAGGCTCGTTCGGGAGCGTTTAGTCCTAAAGTTCATACTGATTGGATTGTCGATATTGAAGGGGTAAAAACCCGTAAGCATTTACCCTCAGTCGTTTTAGTAGATTCACGGGACAGCGATCGCTATCGAGGAGAACACGAGCCCATTGACCCCATTGCTGGTCATATTGAGGGGGCAATTAATTCTCCTTGGAAGCAAGTGACGAATGAGCAGGGGTACTTATTGCCGTTCGAGCAACTTCAAACCCTCTGGCAAGATTATCAAAACGCGCAGGAAATCATTGTTTATTGCGGTTCTGGGGTCACAGCTTGTGTTAACCTCTTTTGTCTCGATTTAGTGGGTATTCCCAACGCTAAACTCTATCCTGGGGGGTGGAGTGATTGGTGTTCCTACTTAGTCTGA
- a CDS encoding TPR end-of-group domain-containing protein, with protein sequence MGRYEEAIASYDKGLEFKPDDDAAWNNRGIALGNLGRYEEAIASFDKALEINPNNANIYYNKACSYSLQNNLELAIQNLQQAIKLDEQYREMAKTDQDVDNIRDHELFQTLINLYTSNGKNHE encoded by the coding sequence TTGGGAAGGTATGAAGAGGCGATCGCTTCTTACGACAAAGGTTTAGAATTTAAACCCGATGATGATGCTGCTTGGAATAACCGAGGGATAGCGTTAGGGAATTTGGGAAGGTATGAAGAGGCGATCGCATCTTTTGACAAAGCTTTAGAAATTAATCCTAATAATGCTAATATTTACTACAATAAAGCTTGCAGTTATAGCTTACAAAATAATCTAGAATTAGCCATCCAAAACCTGCAACAAGCGATTAAGTTAGATGAACAATACAGAGAAATGGCAAAAACTGATCAAGACGTTGATAACATTCGAGATCATGAACTGTTTCAAACATTAATTAACCTCTATACTTCAAATGGAAAAAACCATGAATAA
- the ftsH gene encoding ATP-dependent zinc metalloprotease FtsH yields MSNKISHSQSIHQANRRQPTSRKWGHLVTSWMLIQSLLVATPSWGQTLIPSGKESKPEGISYSQLLKQIESGKVRKVEIDPKLQKAKVTLKNQSEQDPPQEVPLFKSNLNNELIAKLRDNNVPVDIQPSVDNSAAISLVVNLIVLFLLFSIFIAIIRRSANASGQAMNFGKSRARFQMEAKTGISFEDVAGIDEAKEELQEVVTFLKQPEKFTAIGAKIPKGVLLVGPPGTGKTLLAKAIAGEAGVPFFSISGSEFVEMFVGVGASRVRDLFKKAKENAPCLIFIDEIDAVGRQRGVGYGGGNDEREQTLNQLLTEMDGFEGNRGIIVIAATNRPDVLDKALLRPGRFDRQVVVDYPDLKGRQGILEVHARNKKVDQEVSLEAIARRTPGFTGADLANVLNEAAIFTARRRKEAITMTEINDAIDRVVAGMEGTPLVDSKSKRLIAYHEIGHAVVGSLHEGHDAVEKVTLIPRGQAKGLTWFMPDEEYGLVTRNQLLARIAGLLGGRAAEEVIFGEDEVTTGAGNDIEKVTYLARQMVTRFGMSELGLVALESDNDDSYVGLDGSRRSDYSDEIATKIDHQVRSIVDDCHNYAQKIIQENRIAIDRLVDILIEQETIEGEQFRQLLEEFRLKVDKTLLKV; encoded by the coding sequence ATGAGCAACAAGATCTCCCACAGTCAATCTATTCATCAAGCAAATCGCCGTCAACCCACTTCACGAAAATGGGGACATCTGGTGACTAGTTGGATGCTCATACAATCGTTACTTGTGGCTACTCCCAGTTGGGGACAAACCCTAATTCCTTCTGGGAAAGAATCTAAACCCGAAGGTATCAGCTATAGTCAGTTATTGAAGCAAATTGAATCAGGAAAAGTCCGTAAAGTAGAAATTGACCCAAAATTACAAAAAGCCAAAGTTACCCTAAAAAATCAATCTGAACAAGACCCCCCACAAGAAGTCCCCCTCTTTAAAAGCAACCTCAACAACGAATTAATTGCTAAGCTGCGAGATAACAATGTCCCTGTGGATATTCAACCTTCCGTAGATAATTCCGCCGCGATTAGCCTAGTTGTTAATTTAATCGTCCTTTTTCTGCTGTTTAGTATTTTTATTGCCATTATTAGACGTTCGGCCAATGCTTCCGGTCAAGCCATGAATTTTGGTAAATCTCGCGCTAGGTTTCAGATGGAAGCCAAAACAGGGATCAGCTTTGAAGATGTCGCTGGTATTGATGAAGCTAAAGAAGAACTGCAAGAAGTCGTTACTTTTCTGAAACAACCTGAAAAATTCACCGCTATTGGCGCAAAAATCCCCAAAGGCGTATTATTAGTCGGTCCCCCTGGAACGGGTAAAACTCTACTCGCTAAAGCCATTGCAGGAGAAGCGGGGGTTCCTTTCTTTAGTATTTCCGGTTCCGAATTTGTGGAAATGTTCGTTGGGGTTGGGGCTTCGCGGGTGAGAGATTTGTTCAAAAAAGCCAAAGAAAACGCCCCTTGTTTGATTTTTATCGATGAAATTGATGCCGTTGGTCGTCAACGGGGAGTCGGTTATGGGGGAGGCAATGATGAACGGGAGCAGACCTTAAACCAATTATTGACGGAAATGGATGGGTTTGAAGGAAATCGCGGAATTATTGTTATTGCTGCCACTAACCGTCCTGATGTCCTTGATAAAGCCTTATTGCGCCCTGGACGCTTTGATCGGCAGGTAGTGGTCGATTATCCCGATCTTAAGGGTCGTCAGGGCATTTTAGAAGTTCACGCCCGCAATAAAAAAGTTGATCAAGAAGTCTCTTTAGAAGCGATCGCTCGTCGGACACCAGGCTTTACGGGGGCAGATTTAGCCAATGTCCTCAATGAAGCAGCCATTTTTACCGCCAGACGGCGCAAAGAAGCCATTACCATGACCGAGATTAACGATGCGATTGATCGCGTTGTGGCCGGGATGGAAGGAACGCCCCTTGTGGACAGCAAGAGTAAACGGTTAATTGCCTATCATGAAATTGGCCACGCAGTGGTGGGGAGTTTGCATGAGGGCCACGATGCCGTCGAGAAAGTGACCCTGATTCCTCGCGGACAAGCAAAGGGGTTAACCTGGTTTATGCCCGATGAAGAATATGGGTTAGTGACGCGAAATCAATTATTAGCGAGAATTGCCGGATTATTAGGTGGAAGGGCAGCCGAAGAGGTGATTTTTGGCGAAGATGAAGTCACAACGGGGGCAGGGAATGATATCGAAAAAGTGACCTATTTAGCGAGGCAGATGGTAACGCGCTTTGGGATGTCAGAATTGGGGTTAGTTGCCCTAGAGAGTGATAATGATGATAGTTATGTGGGGCTTGATGGTAGTCGGCGATCGGATTATTCAGACGAGATTGCCACTAAAATTGATCATCAGGTGCGTTCTATTGTTGATGATTGTCACAATTACGCTCAAAAAATTATCCAAGAAAATCGCATTGCTATTGATCGCTTAGTGGATATTTTAATTGAACAAGAAACCATTGAAGGAGAACAATTTCGTCAACTGCTAGAAGAATTTCGCCTAAAGGTTGATAAAACCTTATTAAAGGTTTAG
- a CDS encoding P-II family nitrogen regulator: protein MKKVEAIIRPFKLDEVKIALVKAGIVGMTISEVRGFGRQKGQTERYRGSEYTVEFLQKLKVEIVVEDTQVDMVIKKLTEAARTGEIGDGKIFVSPVEQIVRIRTGEKNLEAI, encoded by the coding sequence TTGAAAAAGGTAGAAGCCATTATCCGTCCTTTTAAATTAGACGAAGTTAAAATCGCTCTTGTCAAGGCTGGAATTGTCGGGATGACGATTTCAGAAGTCCGAGGGTTTGGAAGACAAAAAGGTCAAACCGAACGCTATCGGGGTTCAGAATACACCGTTGAGTTTCTCCAAAAACTCAAAGTAGAGATCGTCGTTGAAGACACCCAAGTCGATATGGTCATCAAAAAGTTGACCGAAGCTGCTCGTACTGGGGAAATTGGAGACGGGAAAATCTTTGTCTCTCCCGTTGAGCAAATTGTCCGTATTCGCACTGGAGAAAAAAATCTCGAAGCAATTTAA